Proteins encoded by one window of Cylindrospermum stagnale PCC 7417:
- a CDS encoding cob(I)yrinic acid a,c-diamide adenosyltransferase, protein MTRNGIGIRTAQVRPERLTGQIHVYDGAGKGKSQAALGVVLRSIGLGINAPSNSNRVLLLRFLKGPERDYDEDGAIAALQRGFPHLIDQVRTGRAEFFGSEEITSFDQTEASRGWDVAKGAIASGLYSVVVLDEINPVLDLGLLSVNEVVQTLKSKPQELEIIATGRAAPQKLLDIADLHSEMKPQHHPTAKALLIEGIEIYTGAGKGKSTSALGKALQAIGRGINHPGSTRVLIMQWLKGGTGYTEDAAIAALQQSYPEVVDHQRCGRDAIVWRNSRQELDYVEAERGWEIAKTAIASGIYKTIILDELNPTVDLELLPVEPIVQALLRKPRDTEIIITGRCQNQPAYFDLASIHSEVYCHKHYANQGVEPKRGVDF, encoded by the coding sequence GATGGCGCGGGGAAAGGTAAGTCCCAAGCGGCTTTAGGGGTGGTTTTGCGCTCGATTGGCTTGGGAATAAATGCACCGAGCAATTCTAACCGCGTTTTATTGCTGCGGTTTTTAAAGGGGCCAGAACGTGATTATGATGAGGATGGGGCGATCGCAGCTTTACAGCGTGGTTTCCCGCATTTAATCGATCAGGTTCGCACAGGTAGAGCAGAATTTTTTGGCAGCGAGGAAATTACCTCTTTTGACCAAACTGAAGCTTCACGGGGTTGGGATGTAGCCAAAGGTGCGATCGCCTCTGGTTTGTATTCGGTGGTTGTCTTGGATGAGATTAACCCCGTCTTGGATTTGGGTTTGCTCTCAGTTAATGAGGTGGTGCAGACGTTAAAATCTAAACCCCAGGAGTTGGAAATTATCGCCACCGGACGGGCCGCACCGCAAAAGTTGCTGGATATTGCGGATTTGCACTCAGAAATGAAACCTCAGCATCACCCGACAGCAAAAGCACTGTTAATTGAGGGAATCGAAATTTATACTGGTGCTGGTAAAGGCAAGTCTACCAGCGCCTTGGGGAAGGCATTGCAAGCTATCGGCAGGGGAATCAATCATCCCGGTTCTACCCGCGTGTTGATTATGCAATGGCTGAAAGGTGGCACTGGTTACACTGAAGATGCAGCGATCGCCGCTTTGCAGCAGTCTTATCCAGAAGTGGTGGATCATCAACGCTGTGGTCGAGATGCGATCGTCTGGCGGAATTCTCGCCAAGAATTGGACTATGTGGAAGCGGAAAGGGGTTGGGAAATTGCCAAAACGGCGATCGCTTCTGGGATCTATAAAACCATCATCCTCGATGAACTTAACCCGACTGTGGACTTGGAACTACTCCCCGTGGAACCGATTGTCCAAGCTTTACTCCGCAAACCCCGCGACACGGAAATTATTATCACCGGTCGCTGTCAAAATCAACCGGCATACTTTGACTTAGCCAGCATTCACTCTGAGGTTTATTGCCACAAACACTATGCTAATCAAGGGGTAGAACCTAAACGGGGGGTAGATTTCTAA